One window from the genome of Vicinamibacterales bacterium encodes:
- a CDS encoding type I restriction-modification system subunit M N-terminal domain-containing protein, which translates to MLRGSAVDRTDWKAYILPLLFFRRISDVWDEETADAAALFGDADPVDVPEVHRFDVPEDCHRRDVRETPANVGAALSGSRARQRSVTSHDRRAP; encoded by the coding sequence TCCTCCGCGGCAGCGCCGTGGACCGCACTGACTGGAAGGCGTACATCCTGCCGCTGCTGTTCTTTAGGCGCATCTCCGACGTCTGGGACGAAGAGACGGCCGACGCTGCGGCGCTGTTCGGCGATGCCGATCCGGTCGATGTCCCTGAAGTGCATCGCTTCGACGTCCCGGAGGACTGCCACCGGCGCGACGTGCGCGAGACGCCAGCCAATGTCGGCGCGGCACTCTCGGGGAGTCGCGCACGCCAACGGTCAGTCACGTCGCACGATCGAAGAGCGCCCTGA